In Spirochaetota bacterium, one genomic interval encodes:
- the aroH gene encoding chorismate mutase, translating into MAVRGVRGATTVKSNIREEIVEKTSELLELIVEKNDIDLQDIASVILSVTDDINAEFPAVAARDLGWIYTPLLCTREIPIKGSLKNCIRVLMHVNSDKDQESMIHVYLHNANQLRPDLDTNKRDKYYTSGK; encoded by the coding sequence ATGGCTGTTAGGGGAGTAAGAGGCGCTACCACTGTGAAGTCGAATATAAGAGAAGAGATTGTTGAAAAAACAAGTGAGTTATTAGAATTGATTGTCGAAAAAAATGACATCGATCTACAAGATATAGCATCGGTTATACTCTCAGTGACTGATGATATTAATGCGGAGTTCCCTGCAGTAGCTGCTCGCGATTTAGGGTGGATTTATACACCACTACTATGCACTAGGGAGATTCCAATAAAGGGGAGTTTAAAAAATTGTATAAGGGTGCTTATGCATGTAAACTCAGATAAAGATCAGGAAAGCATGATCCATGTTTATCTACACAACGCAAATCAATTAAGGCCCGATCTTGACACTAATAAAAGGGATAAGTATTATACCTCCGGCAAGTAA
- a CDS encoding glycosyltransferase family 9 protein: MTLIKGISIIPPASNRHLRILIIRFSSIGDIVLTTPLIRSIKKKYPNALIDYLTLDEYSSILKYNPYIDRLILINRDEGYAGLIKGVAKLRDNGYTHILDLHRSLRSLIFRRFIKAVAKQALKKRYIKRLLLINAGINLYNKPYSIINRYFDVARLLDISLEGKTEIWIDNDKLANALVGISIKLRNNLSQNPDITSSIIRIEKGVIQRDREMIVSIMPFAKWNTKEWGDSKFIELGCRISEKKGSRIFVLGGERDKLRSEKIATGIGHKAISLAGKLSLLETAMALSISDCLITNDTGVMHIGGSVSIPVIAIFGSTTEELGFFPYNMEDDVIQISLNCRPCSAKGRLACPKEHFRCMNDITVDMVYSAMIKHM, translated from the coding sequence TTGACACTAATAAAAGGGATAAGTATTATACCTCCGGCAAGTAACAGGCATCTCAGAATATTAATTATTCGATTCAGCTCAATAGGAGATATAGTTCTCACAACTCCCCTAATCAGATCCATTAAAAAGAAATATCCCAATGCCTTGATCGATTATCTAACCCTGGATGAATACAGCAGCATATTGAAGTATAATCCCTACATAGATAGATTAATTTTAATAAACAGAGATGAAGGATATGCAGGCTTAATCAAGGGAGTAGCAAAGCTTCGAGATAATGGATACACACATATCCTTGACCTGCATAGAAGCCTACGAAGCCTTATCTTCAGGAGATTTATTAAAGCTGTTGCTAAGCAAGCATTAAAGAAGCGCTATATCAAGAGATTATTGCTAATAAATGCAGGGATAAATCTATACAACAAACCCTATTCAATAATAAATAGATATTTTGATGTTGCTAGATTACTGGATATCTCACTGGAGGGTAAAACAGAGATATGGATTGATAATGATAAATTAGCAAATGCCTTAGTGGGGATCAGCATAAAACTTAGGAACAATCTTTCTCAAAATCCTGATATTACTAGTAGTATAATAAGAATAGAGAAGGGTGTGATACAGAGGGATAGAGAAATGATTGTATCCATTATGCCCTTTGCGAAATGGAACACTAAGGAATGGGGAGATTCAAAATTTATTGAGCTTGGATGTAGAATATCTGAAAAGAAGGGATCCAGGATTTTTGTGCTTGGTGGAGAGAGGGATAAACTGAGGTCTGAGAAGATAGCTACAGGGATCGGCCATAAAGCAATTTCGCTTGCCGGAAAATTATCCCTCCTAGAGACAGCAATGGCTCTTTCAATTTCGGACTGTCTTATCACCAATGATACTGGTGTGATGCATATAGGCGGATCTGTTTCAATTCCTGTGATCGCCATTTTTGGATCAACAACAGAAGAGTTGGGATTTTTCCCCTATAATATGGAGGATGATGTAATTCAGATATCATTGAATTGCCGTCCCTGCAGCGCGAAGGGGCGTTTGGCATGTCCGAAAGAGCACTTTAGGTGTATGAATGATATAACCGTTGATATGGTATATTCAGCAATGATTAAACATATGTAA
- a CDS encoding thioesterase domain-containing protein has product MFYYNSLVYEKDTIKKIANHISYGYNNDYKILFELNDCGKNKKISIICIPYAGGVGTAYQNLACEISSLNDRIALYSIALPGYDISYEETCGNFIQKIAIECVKEITNNISTPIIVYGNCAGSALALEISKLIQQTEGELVCVILGAAILISRTSNIIQFINPWKYISDKRIYKIMKNLGAFSEDVSSETLNIIIKKFRRDTDIAFKYFTEIYNKHDQVKLNVPIYNIIGNVDSFTKKYKKDSIIGDCFLTQLNLLKLKMAGIILLLISHL; this is encoded by the coding sequence ATATTTTACTATAATTCCCTAGTTTACGAGAAAGATACTATCAAAAAGATAGCAAATCATATAAGTTATGGGTATAATAACGATTATAAAATATTATTTGAATTAAACGATTGTGGAAAGAATAAAAAAATATCCATTATCTGTATTCCATATGCAGGTGGGGTAGGCACAGCATATCAAAACCTAGCATGTGAGATTTCTTCCCTGAATGACAGGATCGCATTATATTCAATCGCTCTGCCGGGGTATGATATATCATATGAGGAAACTTGTGGCAATTTTATTCAAAAAATTGCTATAGAATGCGTCAAGGAAATAACAAATAATATATCAACTCCTATTATCGTTTATGGAAATTGTGCAGGCAGCGCTTTAGCTTTAGAGATTTCAAAATTGATTCAGCAAACAGAGGGAGAACTGGTCTGTGTAATCCTGGGGGCGGCTATTTTAATTTCAAGGACTTCAAATATTATACAATTTATTAATCCCTGGAAATATATTAGTGATAAAAGAATATACAAAATTATGAAAAATCTTGGCGCTTTCAGTGAGGATGTATCCAGTGAGACGTTAAACATTATTATAAAAAAATTTAGACGAGATACTGATATTGCTTTCAAATATTTTACTGAAATATACAATAAACATGATCAGGTTAAATTGAATGTGCCAATTTATAATATAATTGGCAATGTTGATTCATTTACCAAGAAATATAAAAAAGATTCGATAATTGGTGACTGTTTTCTGACTCAGTTGAACTTATTGAAGTTGAAGATGGCGGGCATTATTTTGTTATTGATAAGCCATCTATAG